The segment GTCGGCAATCGGCACAGAAAAAAGGGAAAACTTCTTCAGAAACGAACTGGACTAAAAGTAATCCCCCCTCGATATCTCAACCTCACTCCTCGTTACCATAGCCACTGAATTGGTCTTTCTTGCCGCAATCACCTGGATCTTGCCTACGGGCCTGTGGGGCACGCTTCCGGACAGGAGAGTAAAGGAATTTCCGGGCATGACGCCGTCCATCGTTCCACGGTCTATGTAAACAATGTCGCCCATCCCGTTTAGCTGCCTCAGGTCCCTTGCAGCAACAACCGTTCCGTGAATCGACGGAGAGGGCCTCTTCCTCTCAAGGGGGAAGGAAGAGACCGGGTAGTACTTATCAAGACTCTCACCCGTCTGAATGTCTACATAGGACTTGATGACCTTGGCCTTTATGAACCCTGCCTCCCTGCCTGTAATCTCAACCACTCCGGTTATCTCGATGAGCTGCCCAAGGTTCTCATTGGTCTTTGGATGTCTGATGATCCCGTGTGACCGGATTGTATAAAATTTTCTCCCCCGCTCGGCACCGGCTCCGTCCGACAATGTTATATATACACTATCCCCCCTGCCTACAATAGTCCTGCCCGATGGAGTCGAATCTATCCTTCCAATCCGGGGCATATCCCTCTCGATATACCCACTTGATGCAATTAGATCACCTGAGACGATAACGGGCCTTCCCGGAGAAATCGGTATCTGCTCTTTACCGGCCGGCTCTTTCCCCTGAAAGACCTCCTTCACCGGTGGAGGCACGTCTATCTGTTGCTGCACCAGGTCGAGGGGTATCCTGATTTTCTGGCCCGGGAAGATCAGGTCGGGGTTCTTTATTTCGGAATTCCTCTCCCAGACCTTCGGCCACAGGAAATAATCCGACAGCTTCTCCCCGGTGATATCCCAGAGGGTGTCCCCCTTCTTGACGGTATAATCGAGGTAGCCCTTCTCAGAGGCCGTTACAACAGGCGGAAGCAATATGATAAAGGAAAGCATAATGGCAAAAACGGATATTTTAAAGAATATCTTCATAGTCCAAACTCCTTTCTTTAAAATTTAAAGGGTTATAACTACTATAAGGATACACTACTTTAATAAAAGAGTCAATACCTGCATCGAGTTTTGTCGTTGCAGTTGCATAGGAAATAAATTCAGCACAGGAATGCAGGGAAAATATCGGAGGTCGCCCTGTCCGGCACTGCTTGCCGCCGGATTTGGGTTTAGCTTGAATACGAGAGAGGGGATATTCTTAATCCTACAGGATACCTCATAGCTGAATATTTAGGAAAATACAAAATTATGATTTCTATATTAATACTTGATGCACTCGCAAAAAGTCCCTGATTGTCACCCTGAACTTGTTTCAGGGTCTCATAAGTTCTTGATTTATATAGATTCTGAATCAAGTTCAGAATGACAGAATAGGGTATTTCTGATTTTTTACGAGACTGTCAATACTTTACATATCTGAAGATCTGTGGTAAGATTTAATTATTATGAAGTTTAAGGTCGGCCTTTTCATATTTCTCCTCCTGCTGGTTGGGATAATCATAACTCTCAATATTTTTTTCCAGCAGAACTATCAGGCAGAGATGGCTGCACAGTTCAACCAGCAGCAGCTGATGATCGCAAAGACCATCGCATCTTCTATCAAGACCACTCTCAAACACCTGGAGGAAGAGACACGGGCACTTGCCCGTTTGCTTGCGTTCAGGGGTCTTCAGAAAAACGGGCTTCCCAAATTCATATCGGACGCCTTTGTTGCACTCATAGAGGATATCGGGATGAATATGTTTGTGCTTGATGAGAAGGGGGCGCCGCTTTTTTCAACTAAAGGTGCATCCTTTAACGAGGATTACCACAGGCTTTTTGAGGTAACAAGGCGGCTTAAGCCCGGGGCGGTTTATTTCTCCGACAACATAGCTGGGGCAGGACAGATAAGGCTTGCCACGCCCATCAGGAAAGAGGGAAGGTTTATCGGCTCAGTCATAGTCGGCATAAATATGGATGACTTAACCAGAAAATATTTCTACCCCATTAAATCAGGAAAGAGGGGGTATGCCTGGATGATGGATAGCACAGGGACATTGATTTACCACCCAACGGAGCCCGAGATGATAGGCAGAAACATCTTTAAGGCCAATGAATCCTGCTATAAATGTCATAAGTCCTTCAAGACGGAAAAGCAGATCCTCGAGGCAAAAGACGTTGGCTTCAGCACCTACATCGCCCCCCAGGGCGAGGACAAGCTCGTGGCGTTTTCCAAGATAAAAATATCCCACCTGAGCTGGATTATATGTGTTTCCATCCCGTATTCGGAGATTACCGCAAGTATAAAGAACAGCATGCGGCTTCACTCATTGCTCGTCCTGTCAATATTCCTTGCGACGGTCATTGGTGCCTTTGTAGTGGTAGTGATTAACAGGGAGAGGGTTAAGGCGGAAGAGAAGGCGAGATACATGGATAAGATAAGGGACTATGCCGAGGAGCTTGAAAATACCGTTCAGGAGAGGACAAAGGAACTGAAGAGCGAGAAAGAGAAGCTCGATGCCATTGTAAGTTCCATTGAGGCGGGTATATGTACCTTTGATGAACACCAGAGGCCCGTATGGATGAACAGGGTCATGCATAAATGGCTGTCGGAGGAAAGGCTCAAGGATTTTGCGCTGAGCAATATACACGGGGAATCCAGTCTGATGAATGCCGTCTGTGGTGCGATTGTCGACAACAGGTTGATACAGGAGGTTGCATATCTTAACTTTGGTAACAAGCAGGGCTACTTCCAGATAGCTGCGACCCCCCTGCACACACCTGAT is part of the bacterium BMS3Abin08 genome and harbors:
- the kinE_6 gene encoding sporulation kinase E; translated protein: MKFKVGLFIFLLLLVGIIITLNIFFQQNYQAEMAAQFNQQQLMIAKTIASSIKTTLKHLEEETRALARLLAFRGLQKNGLPKFISDAFVALIEDIGMNMFVLDEKGAPLFSTKGASFNEDYHRLFEVTRRLKPGAVYFSDNIAGAGQIRLATPIRKEGRFIGSVIVGINMDDLTRKYFYPIKSGKRGYAWMMDSTGTLIYHPTEPEMIGRNIFKANESCYKCHKSFKTEKQILEAKDVGFSTYIAPQGEDKLVAFSKIKISHLSWIICVSIPYSEITASIKNSMRLHSLLVLSIFLATVIGAFVVVVINRERVKAEEKARYMDKIRDYAEELENTVQERTKELKSEKEKLDAIVSSIEAGICTFDEHQRPVWMNRVMHKWLSEERLKDFALSNIHGESSLMNAVCGAIVDNRLIQEVAYLNFGNKQGYFQIAATPLHTPDGQCQILVLIQDVTEMKKAEEQLMQSEKLTALARLSAGVAHEIGNPLTSISSYVQILRDMDFDNFTKDALDTIAKHITRIATIVRQMSSFAKTKAEEIKPFKVKELINSTVDLVKYDNRTKKIEIDVDVPEDLPEITVDGNQMVQVFMNLILNAADAMPEGGRLTIAGRSLNGEIEIAFKDTGQGIDKEYIDRIFDPFFTTKDRGTGLGLAVSYSIVRSFDGNIIVESTPGEGSVFSVRLPAHEA
- a CDS encoding lysM domain/BON superfamily protein codes for the protein MKIFFKISVFAIMLSFIILLPPVVTASEKGYLDYTVKKGDTLWDITGEKLSDYFLWPKVWERNSEIKNPDLIFPGQKIRIPLDLVQQQIDVPPPVKEVFQGKEPAGKEQIPISPGRPVIVSGDLIASSGYIERDMPRIGRIDSTPSGRTIVGRGDSVYITLSDGAGAERGRKFYTIRSHGIIRHPKTNENLGQLIEITGVVEITGREAGFIKAKVIKSYVDIQTGESLDKYYPVSSFPLERKRPSPSIHGTVVAARDLRQLNGMGDIVYIDRGTMDGVMPGNSFTLLSGSVPHRPVGKIQVIAARKTNSVAMVTRSEVEISRGDYF